A genome region from Cydia pomonella isolate Wapato2018A chromosome 21, ilCydPomo1, whole genome shotgun sequence includes the following:
- the LOC133529626 gene encoding uncharacterized protein LOC133529626, with amino-acid sequence MNMNKYSKNFILVGDLNHHCLLCKESFLAVDDLEKHLRWEKHRKNIKDLSPMPKFKRDRIFKIDDKYFCEHCNQIFSTISEIPKHIQDEYHQKRKAEPEMELRPSLCKRESGITFIGKDNNMIKIPNKEWYGIIDSRCIFCDVDVDHFMKHISWSDHMITMIQSKIVLNEEGIFYREFKDKYGYCFLCKTTFQIQSKKDHWKDELHIEKTKAHNESNAKTYQEKKLDVAIKLINTQKDYFDIDLENRVATCKICTAYVNINFKYMIEHKKIHNITDKDKIKQTPVDMEKVFKSLRIKRSKKEIYDHGKIRAELAKFGRENFIKLVFPGDKGYCLLCGTYMSAHMKKFTEHMNGYIHMAQLDLKNGKAHVKPAYKTTNMKNFIETISFSKDLHALWINKQFAVDVTSLALVSKISDPQCEKFQCYACDNTYKQKEFEEHCLSEMHRKIFLNSEVITTIEDEFIREVCPNLYHCAVCNLMFAFWDTLDKHIRSSKHKTVKTVMQDEFSVCTELEILSLDQEKLLAKLVSLGSKRVISITIKQPTQEQ; translated from the exons ATGAATATGAACAAATATTCCAAGAACTTTATTTTGGTCGGGGACTTGAACCATCATTGTCTGCTGTGCAAGGAGTCGTTTCTGGCAGTAGACGACTTGGAGAAGCACTTAAGATGGGAGAAACACCGGAAAAATATCAAAGACCTGAGCCCTATGCCGAAGTTTAAGAGGGATCGCATTTTTAAG ATCGATGACAAGTACTTCTGTGAGCATTGCAACCAGATTTTTAGCACTATTTCGGAAATACCCAAGCACATACAGGATGAATATCACCAAAAGCGTAAAGCTGAACCCGAAATGGAACTTCGACCCTCACTGTGTAAAAGAGAGTCTGGTATAACATTTATAGGGAAGGATAATAATATGATTAAGATTCCTAATAAAGAGTGGTATGGAATAATAGATTCAAGATGCATATTCTGTGATGTTGATGTGGATCATTTTATGAAACATATTTCATGGTCGGACCATATGATAACTATGATTCAAAGTAAGATTGTTCTGAATGAGGAAGGCATATTTTATAGGGAG TTTAAAGACAAGTATGGTTACTGCTTCCTGTGTAAGACAACATTTCAAATACAGTCAAAGAAAGACCACTGGAAAGATGAACTTCACATAGAGAAGACAAAGGCACATAATGAGAGCAATGCCAAAACTTATCAGGAAAAGAAACTGGATGTGGCTATTAAACTTATTAATACCCAGAAAGACTATTTTGACATTGATCTGGAAAACAGAGTAGCCACATGCAAGATTTGTACTGCCTATGTGAATATAAACTTCAAATATATGATAGAGCATAAGAAAATTCATAACATAACAGATAAAGATAAGATTAAACAAACTCCAGTGGACATGGAAAAGGTCTTTAAGTCTCTCAGAATTAAGAGATCTAAGAAAGAAATCTATGATCATGGTAAAATAAGGGCTGAACTAGCCAAATTTGGAAGGGAGAATTTTATCAAACTGGTATTTCCAGGAGACAAAGGATACTGTTTGCTTTGTGGCACATATATGTCTGCTCATATGAAAAAGTTTACTGAACATATGAACGGATATATTCATATGGCACAATTAGATTTAAAGAATGGCAAAGCTCATGTCAAGCCAGCATATAAGACAACGAATATGAAGAACTTTATAGAGACAATAAGCTTTTCTAAAGATTTGCATGCCTTGTGGATCAACAAACAGTTTGCCGTTGATGTAACTTCATTAGCACTTGTTTCTAAGATCAGTGATCCTCAATGTGAGAAATTCCAATGTTATGCATGTGACAATACTTATaaacaaaaagaatttgaagAACATTGTCTCTCAGAAATGCACAGAAAAATCTTTCTTAATTCTGAAGTTATAACTACAATTGAGGATGAATTTATTAGAgag GTTTGTCCGAATCTATACCACTGTGCAGTTTGCAACCTAATGTTTGCATTTTGGGACACATTGGATAAACATATACGTAGTAGCAAGCATAAGACGGTCAAGACTGTTATGCAAGATGAATTCTCTGTATGTACAGAGCTGGAAATACTATCTTTGGACCAAGAGAAATTGTTAGCAAAATTGGTCAGCTTAGGTTCTAAAAGAGTTATCAGTATCACTATCAAGCAGCCCACACAGGAACAATAA